A section of the Leptotrichia sp. HSP-342 genome encodes:
- the msrB gene encoding peptide-methionine (R)-S-oxide reductase MsrB yields the protein MKSRSLLLFLILSLALFSVVLSNKNKNRKNRNENKTKKENMIQAGNENIREIYLAGGCFWGLEAYMERIDGVKDATVGYANGKTEKTSYNIVASTDHAETVHVKYDANKISLSKLLKYYFQVVDPTSINQQGNDRGRQYRTGIYYTNPKDKEIILQEIEEEQKKYTDKIQVEVQPLKNYILAEEYHQDYLRKNPNGYCHIDITKADEVIIDPKDYPKPGDEELKKRLTPLQYSVTQKKNTEHSFSNEYWDNHEAGIYVDITTGEPLFSSKDKYDSGCGWPSFTKPISKDVVTYANDTSFNMVRTEVLSRSGKAHLGHVFDDGPKDKGGLRYCINSASIKFIPLKDMEKEHYGYLIKLVQ from the coding sequence ATGAAATCGAGAAGTCTACTATTATTTTTAATACTATCTTTAGCTTTATTTTCAGTAGTATTGTCAAATAAAAATAAAAATCGTAAAAACAGAAATGAAAATAAAACAAAAAAAGAAAATATGATTCAGGCAGGAAACGAAAACATCAGGGAAATCTATCTTGCTGGTGGCTGTTTCTGGGGACTTGAGGCATATATGGAAAGAATTGACGGGGTAAAGGATGCTACAGTTGGCTATGCGAATGGGAAAACTGAAAAAACGAGTTACAACATTGTCGCATCAACGGATCACGCAGAAACAGTTCACGTAAAATATGACGCAAACAAAATTTCTTTGAGCAAACTGCTTAAATATTATTTTCAAGTTGTAGATCCTACTAGCATTAATCAGCAGGGAAATGATAGAGGCAGACAATACAGAACAGGGATTTATTATACTAATCCTAAAGATAAAGAAATTATTTTACAGGAAATTGAAGAAGAGCAGAAAAAATATACAGATAAAATTCAAGTTGAAGTTCAGCCTTTGAAAAATTATATTCTCGCAGAAGAATACCATCAGGACTATTTAAGAAAAAATCCTAACGGATATTGCCACATTGATATTACTAAAGCAGATGAAGTTATCATTGATCCAAAAGATTATCCAAAACCAGGTGATGAAGAATTGAAAAAACGGCTTACTCCACTTCAATACAGCGTTACACAGAAAAAAAATACTGAACATTCTTTTTCAAATGAGTACTGGGACAATCATGAAGCTGGAATTTATGTGGATATAACGACAGGAGAGCCATTATTTTCTTCAAAGGATAAATATGATTCTGGCTGTGGCTGGCCAAGTTTTACAAAACCTATTTCAAAAGATGTCGTAACTTATGCAAATGATACAAGTTTTAATATGGTAAGGACAGAAGTGCTTAGTCGAAGTGGAAAAGCCCACTTGGGACACGTTTTTGATGATGGACCTAAAGACAAAGGCGGGCTTCGTTATTGCATAAACAGTGCTTCAATTAAATTTATCCCATTAAAAGATATGGAAAAAGAGCATTACGGATATTTAATAAAATTAGTTCAATAA
- a CDS encoding cytochrome c biogenesis protein CcdA has product MFNQPLLVGSVFLGGVASFLSPCILPIVPVYLGILSKGKKTVLNTFLFILGLSLTFVSIGFSFSFLTGIFFNDTIKVLAGIIVIILGLHQTGILKFNFLEKNKSVNLDLIGKNSSLQAFLLGLTFSLGWTPCVGPILASVLTLAGEKGSAVYGGLMMFIYVLGLATPFVLFSFFSQELLKKVRALNQYTNYFKIFGGFLIIFMGVLLIMNKF; this is encoded by the coding sequence ATGTTTAATCAGCCATTACTGGTAGGAAGCGTATTTTTAGGAGGGGTAGCAAGTTTTCTATCTCCATGCATTCTTCCAATCGTTCCTGTATATTTGGGAATTTTAAGCAAAGGAAAAAAAACTGTACTTAATACCTTTTTATTTATTTTAGGACTTTCACTTACTTTTGTAAGCATTGGCTTTAGTTTTAGTTTCCTTACGGGAATTTTCTTTAATGACACTATTAAAGTTTTGGCAGGAATAATTGTAATAATACTGGGATTACATCAGACAGGCATCTTAAAATTTAACTTTTTAGAAAAAAATAAATCTGTAAATTTGGATTTAATTGGGAAAAATTCTTCATTACAGGCTTTTTTGCTAGGACTGACATTTAGTCTAGGATGGACTCCATGTGTAGGCCCTATTCTTGCCTCAGTACTTACTCTTGCAGGAGAAAAAGGATCTGCAGTCTATGGAGGGTTAATGATGTTTATATACGTCTTAGGACTTGCCACTCCATTTGTTCTATTTTCCTTTTTCTCTCAGGAATTGCTAAAAAAAGTACGAGCTTTAAATCAATACACAAACTATTTTAAAATCTTTGGAGGATTTCTAATTATATTTATGGGAGTTTTGCTAATAATGAATAAGTTTTAA
- a CDS encoding redoxin family protein: MKKLIVAIATLLSFGAISFGNTLQGVQLKDINNKPVSLNKYKGKKIYIKMWASWCPICLSGLSEINSLSADKSKNFTVITIASPGQKGEKPTAKFIQWYKGLNYKNTTVLLDEKGEVLKRAKVLGYPSNIILDGNLNIVKTLPGHLTAAQIKGAVK, encoded by the coding sequence ATGAAAAAATTAATTGTAGCAATTGCAACTTTATTAAGTTTTGGAGCGATTTCATTCGGAAATACACTGCAGGGAGTTCAGTTAAAGGACATTAATAATAAACCTGTTTCCCTTAACAAGTACAAAGGGAAAAAAATATATATTAAAATGTGGGCTTCATGGTGTCCTATCTGTCTTTCAGGATTAAGCGAAATTAATTCTTTAAGTGCAGATAAAAGTAAAAATTTTACAGTTATAACAATTGCTTCTCCAGGACAAAAAGGAGAAAAACCTACAGCCAAATTTATTCAGTGGTATAAAGGGCTTAATTACAAAAATACTACTGTATTGCTGGATGAAAAGGGGGAAGTGCTAAAAAGGGCAAAAGTTTTGGGATATCCTTCAAACATTATACTGGATGGGAACTTGAATATTGTTAAAACTTTGCCGGGACATCTGACAGCCGCACAAATCAAAGGAGCTGTTAAATAA
- a CDS encoding response regulator transcription factor, which translates to MYSILIIDDEPIIRRGIKTFIDFEKYKISDVYEAEDGNSAFKTFSEVLPDLVLLDINIPFKNGLTLAEEMKELKSDVKIAIISGYDYFEYAQKALKIGVEDYILKPVSKTDINEIISKLIYKLEEDKKYNEARKIINKISQAEKSDKNISHSKYKDILTKKIEEKYSDVSFNLNSLADEMNLSSGYLSSLFKNLFGIPFQDYLNNMRMEKAKLLLLTTDLKNYQIGELVGMENFNYFNSKFKKTFGMTPKEFKKSVLKKL; encoded by the coding sequence GTGTATAGTATTTTAATAATTGATGATGAACCGATTATAAGAAGAGGTATTAAAACCTTTATTGATTTTGAAAAATATAAGATAAGTGATGTTTATGAGGCAGAAGATGGTAATTCTGCCTTTAAGACTTTTTCTGAAGTCTTGCCTGACCTTGTCTTGCTGGATATAAATATTCCCTTTAAAAATGGGCTAACTCTTGCCGAGGAGATGAAAGAGCTGAAAAGTGATGTTAAAATAGCCATTATTTCTGGATACGACTATTTTGAATATGCTCAAAAGGCTTTAAAAATCGGAGTTGAAGACTATATTTTAAAACCTGTTTCAAAGACAGATATAAATGAGATAATTTCAAAACTTATCTATAAGCTGGAAGAAGATAAAAAATATAACGAAGCAAGAAAAATTATTAACAAAATTAGCCAAGCTGAGAAATCTGATAAAAATATTTCTCATAGCAAGTATAAAGATATTTTAACAAAAAAAATTGAAGAAAAATACAGTGATGTTTCCTTTAACTTAAATTCTCTGGCGGACGAAATGAATTTGTCTTCTGGATATTTGAGTTCACTTTTTAAAAATTTGTTTGGTATTCCTTTTCAGGACTATTTGAATAATATGCGGATGGAAAAGGCAAAGCTGCTGCTTTTGACAACAGATCTGAAAAATTATCAAATTGGGGAGCTTGTAGGAATGGAAAACTTTAATTATTTCAATTCAAAATTTAAAAAAACTTTTGGAATGACGCCGAAAGAATTTAAGAAAAGTGTGCTGAAGAAACTATGA
- a CDS encoding sensor histidine kinase produces MKLKRTMKNSMLLQLFFYYIIGNLLFVLFLSSIFYYTSKYIIMNKEIEYTNENVISTSRYITLYADKLKNIINLLSVDADVRNFLISGNEDSKKSIEKMIYSILDSNKGIKNITVIGKNGNIVSSDKNNDMKISENMMKEKWYVDAINNSDMPVFNPSRKNSTSSMNSTLWFLSISRDIKNSKGENLGVIVFDIKYEILERYLNSISFGKQIDNIIVDKNNNIIYYKDVKCFADKKCLAKFSEKNKNKDTYLYETQIENTNWNLRSLANTNDLVTLKKNFSHIVIIIFLVSLAFSSIITFIVITKILKPLIKLENHMQNFENNLREFHLSEKTGYEIQNLVEHFNVMVEKIKYLREYEIKALHSQINPHFLYNTLDTIIWMAEFEDNEKVISITKSLANYFRLSLSNGHEKIPLKDEIMHTKEYLFIQKQRYEDKLSYFFNIEDESLLSIEVPKIIIQPIVENSIYHGIKNLSGNGIITIDVYRENSTVNISVKDNGIGFEKAKQFKKSKTGGVGTQNVDKRIKFYYGKNYGVFINKDNKTKGAEVIIKIPFKSSL; encoded by the coding sequence ATGAAATTAAAAAGAACTATGAAAAACTCGATGCTGCTTCAGCTGTTTTTTTATTATATTATTGGAAATCTTCTGTTTGTACTTTTTTTAAGCAGTATTTTTTACTATACTTCAAAATACATCATAATGAACAAGGAAATTGAGTATACTAACGAAAATGTTATAAGCACATCCCGTTATATTACACTCTATGCAGATAAATTGAAAAATATAATTAATCTCTTGTCTGTTGATGCCGATGTTAGAAATTTTTTAATATCAGGAAATGAAGATTCAAAAAAGAGCATTGAAAAAATGATTTATTCTATTCTTGATAGTAATAAAGGAATTAAAAATATTACTGTAATCGGGAAAAATGGTAACATTGTATCCAGTGACAAAAATAATGATATGAAAATATCAGAAAATATGATGAAGGAAAAATGGTATGTCGATGCTATAAATAATTCAGACATGCCAGTTTTTAATCCCAGCAGAAAAAATTCCACCTCCTCTATGAATTCAACTCTCTGGTTTCTTTCAATCAGTCGGGACATAAAAAATTCAAAGGGAGAAAATCTTGGTGTTATTGTTTTTGACATTAAATATGAAATTCTTGAAAGATATTTAAATTCCATTTCTTTTGGAAAACAAATCGACAATATTATAGTAGACAAAAACAACAATATTATTTACTACAAAGATGTGAAATGCTTTGCTGATAAAAAGTGCCTTGCAAAGTTTTCAGAAAAGAATAAAAATAAAGATACATATTTATATGAAACACAGATTGAAAATACAAACTGGAATTTAAGAAGCCTTGCAAACACAAATGACTTAGTTACCTTAAAGAAAAATTTTTCCCACATAGTTATCATTATTTTCCTAGTTTCATTAGCTTTTTCTTCCATTATTACATTTATCGTAATAACAAAGATTCTAAAGCCTTTAATAAAACTGGAAAATCATATGCAAAACTTTGAAAATAATCTACGGGAATTTCATTTAAGTGAAAAAACAGGCTATGAAATTCAGAACCTTGTAGAACATTTTAATGTAATGGTTGAAAAAATAAAATATTTGCGGGAATATGAAATAAAGGCTCTTCACAGCCAGATTAATCCACATTTTCTGTATAACACGCTAGATACTATCATTTGGATGGCAGAATTTGAAGACAATGAAAAAGTAATCAGCATTACAAAATCACTTGCAAACTATTTTAGGCTCTCCCTTAGCAACGGACACGAAAAAATACCGTTAAAAGATGAAATTATGCACACTAAAGAATATTTATTCATACAAAAGCAAAGATACGAAGACAAACTTTCCTATTTTTTCAACATAGAAGATGAAAGCCTTCTTTCCATCGAAGTTCCAAAAATCATAATCCAGCCAATTGTAGAAAACTCCATCTATCATGGAATAAAAAACCTTTCTGGAAACGGAATCATCACAATAGACGTTTACAGAGAAAACAGCACTGTCAATATCTCAGTCAAAGACAACGGAATAGGCTTCGAAAAAGCCAAACAGTTCAAAAAAAGCAAAACTGGCGGTGTAGGAACCCAAAATGTCGATAAAAGAATAAAATTCTATTATGGCAAAAATTATGGCGTATTTATAAATAAAGACAACAAAACCAAAGGAGCAGAAGTAATTATAAAAATTCCTTTTAAATCAAGTTTATAA
- the upp gene encoding uracil phosphoribosyltransferase, producing the protein MAVFELKHPLIEHKLSNLRNKHTDTKLFRESLNEIAGLMVYEATKHLPLKEIETETPIQKTTTKVLDKPITLVPILRAGLGMIDGILQLLPNAKVGHLGVYRNEETLEPVYYYAKMPTNVVESQVFVVDPMLATGGSMIYTLDYLKEKGVKNITVLCIIGAPEGIKKFTEKHPDVDLYIAAIDDGLNENAYIYPGLGDAGDRIFGTK; encoded by the coding sequence ATGGCAGTTTTTGAATTGAAACATCCACTAATTGAACATAAACTTTCAAATTTGAGAAATAAACATACAGATACTAAACTTTTTAGGGAAAGCTTAAACGAAATAGCGGGACTTATGGTTTATGAAGCAACAAAACATTTGCCGCTCAAGGAGATTGAAACAGAAACTCCTATTCAGAAAACCACTACAAAAGTTCTGGATAAACCAATAACATTAGTTCCCATCCTAAGAGCAGGACTTGGAATGATAGATGGAATATTGCAGCTTCTTCCAAATGCAAAAGTAGGTCATCTGGGAGTTTACAGAAACGAAGAAACCTTAGAGCCAGTCTACTATTACGCAAAAATGCCCACAAACGTTGTCGAGAGCCAAGTTTTCGTAGTAGATCCAATGCTTGCAACAGGTGGTTCAATGATTTACACACTTGATTATTTGAAAGAAAAAGGCGTAAAAAATATAACTGTGCTTTGTATCATTGGTGCTCCTGAAGGAATAAAGAAATTTACTGAAAAACATCCCGATGTTGACTTATACATTGCGGCAATTGATGATGGACTTAATGAAAATGCGTATATCTATCCAGGATTGGGAGATGCAGGAGATAGAATATTTGGAACAAAATAG
- a CDS encoding PG0541 family transporter-associated protein — MKRVEIYFDSYFMDKIKEEMREYGIEQYTIIPQVYSRWSKTLKHFNSHVWPGTDSVLVTYLEDEQANEIMRLIKIMKIDLGKSISMGAALLPVDDIIL, encoded by the coding sequence TTGAAGAGGGTAGAAATATATTTTGATTCTTACTTTATGGATAAAATAAAAGAGGAAATGCGTGAATATGGAATTGAGCAATATACAATAATTCCACAAGTTTACAGCCGTTGGAGCAAAACATTAAAACATTTTAACAGCCACGTCTGGCCAGGGACTGACAGCGTTCTTGTAACATATCTGGAAGATGAGCAGGCAAATGAAATTATGCGGCTTATTAAAATTATGAAAATCGATTTAGGAAAGTCAATTTCAATGGGAGCGGCACTTTTACCAGTAGACGATATTATTTTGTAA
- a CDS encoding efflux RND transporter permease subunit — protein MTIADFATKRVVSTTMILVFMVFSGVVAMRSMKQELIPDFNFPLVAVNTTWTGAASEDVKTQISKKIEDAALNVDGIKNISTSSTYGSSSVMIEFNFGTDTDIKQVQIQSEIDKIKQDLPSDANDPVVSKLNTSGGNSDMAMMIAIRGADQAIITSFIEETLEPRLKRNRGVGNISVFGNATRQIKVRLDPYRLQAYNLSPSEIYSKIKAAHTIVPGGTVKDGSKEFILRVDGELKQLDQIQNIIISNNNNQTIRLSDVANVEYGTKDKTSYSKYDGQDMVSVVIQKSKDGNLVEIANIAKKELENMKPLFPSGSKYEIIVDNSIRVKDAISNVTNNGLQALVITVIVLLVFLKDLRASLVVGMSIPISAAFTFFLLNTQGISLNLISLMGLALAIGSLVDNAVVTLDNIFDHIQINKEPALVAAVRGTNEVIVPMIASTATSVCVFLPIVLFPGFAKEVFAGISLSMMFALSTSIVVAMLFIPMASSLFLNIEKISGAAGKAHRFNAFRDKYKELVKQALEYRKAVIIGVIVLFFVVVFGLGKTVKTGFFPTIDNDEYSVVAQLSTGLDVEVAHEISKQMEQIVKEDPATKNYTTIVNAQAAIVNVDVKKDTMKAMERMRQKMSDIPNVTIAVSPSKAGGRSVSKDYSFQVEGDNAEEINRIANAIMADMKQQTWFKDVKSSSEGGYPQAQLEVNRVKAESYGLSVTDITRMLNQTVLGVDPIEITENTETLKVYMEFEEQYKNSLDKILNIMIKTNGGQFVRLGDIATMKQVEGAASIETYNGAQIVTVGANLDKSKGLNDAAKFVNESFKKTNPASGYKIAPAGNAQSQQEMGGEIMNALILSVALIYVVLAIQLESFVLPLIMMLALPLSMIGVMFGLAVTRIQLSMFVMIGILMLFGMAVNNAIVLLDFVSSLRQKGMEIREALVEAAGSRLRPILMTTLTTVLGWIPMVFSSKGSSGYYQGMAVAVMFGLSFCTLLTLFFIPVAYSIVEERKEKKQKAKEEARKAKKMAERSQNK, from the coding sequence ATGACAATAGCAGATTTTGCAACGAAAAGAGTTGTTTCTACAACAATGATATTAGTATTTATGGTCTTTTCAGGTGTTGTAGCAATGCGGTCAATGAAGCAGGAATTGATACCAGATTTTAATTTTCCGCTGGTAGCTGTTAATACAACGTGGACTGGAGCAGCTTCTGAGGATGTTAAGACTCAGATTTCAAAAAAGATAGAAGATGCGGCACTTAATGTTGACGGTATTAAAAATATTTCTACAAGTTCAACTTATGGAAGTTCAAGTGTAATGATAGAATTTAACTTTGGTACAGATACGGATATAAAGCAAGTACAGATTCAATCTGAAATTGATAAAATAAAACAGGATTTGCCCTCTGATGCCAATGATCCAGTAGTTTCAAAATTAAATACTTCTGGTGGAAATTCGGATATGGCGATGATGATTGCGATAAGAGGAGCAGATCAGGCGATAATTACTTCATTTATAGAGGAAACACTAGAACCAAGGCTTAAAAGAAACAGAGGAGTTGGAAACATATCAGTATTTGGTAATGCTACAAGACAGATAAAGGTAAGGCTAGATCCATATAGATTGCAGGCATACAATTTATCTCCAAGTGAAATATATTCTAAAATTAAGGCGGCTCATACAATTGTACCAGGAGGAACAGTAAAAGACGGATCAAAAGAATTTATCTTAAGGGTTGATGGTGAATTAAAGCAGCTGGATCAAATACAGAATATTATTATTTCAAACAATAATAATCAGACAATAAGATTAAGCGATGTTGCAAATGTTGAATATGGAACAAAAGATAAAACTTCTTATTCTAAATATGATGGGCAAGATATGGTTTCTGTTGTAATTCAAAAAAGTAAAGATGGAAATCTAGTTGAAATTGCAAATATTGCAAAAAAAGAATTGGAAAATATGAAACCGTTATTTCCATCGGGTTCAAAGTATGAAATAATAGTTGATAACAGTATAAGGGTAAAAGATGCGATTTCCAATGTAACAAATAATGGTTTACAGGCATTAGTAATAACAGTAATTGTCTTATTGGTGTTTCTAAAGGATTTAAGAGCCTCGCTTGTGGTTGGAATGTCAATTCCAATATCTGCTGCCTTTACTTTCTTCCTTTTAAATACACAAGGAATCTCACTAAACTTAATTTCACTTATGGGTCTTGCACTTGCGATAGGATCGCTGGTTGATAATGCGGTTGTTACGCTAGATAACATATTTGATCATATTCAGATTAATAAAGAGCCAGCACTTGTTGCGGCGGTACGTGGAACAAATGAAGTAATAGTTCCAATGATCGCTTCAACGGCAACATCAGTTTGCGTATTCTTGCCAATTGTATTATTTCCAGGTTTTGCAAAGGAAGTGTTTGCAGGAATTTCGCTCTCAATGATGTTCGCGCTGTCAACTTCGATTGTTGTAGCAATGCTGTTTATTCCAATGGCATCAAGCCTTTTCTTAAATATTGAAAAAATATCAGGAGCGGCAGGGAAAGCACATAGATTTAATGCGTTTAGAGATAAATATAAAGAGCTTGTAAAGCAGGCTTTGGAATATAGAAAAGCAGTTATAATCGGAGTAATTGTACTATTTTTTGTAGTTGTTTTTGGACTTGGAAAAACTGTAAAAACAGGATTTTTCCCAACAATTGACAACGATGAGTATTCGGTAGTTGCACAGCTGTCTACAGGACTAGATGTAGAAGTGGCACACGAAATTTCTAAGCAGATGGAACAGATTGTAAAAGAAGATCCTGCTACAAAAAATTATACTACTATAGTAAATGCTCAGGCGGCAATAGTCAATGTCGATGTAAAAAAAGACACCATGAAGGCTATGGAAAGAATGCGTCAAAAAATGAGCGATATTCCAAATGTTACAATTGCTGTTTCTCCGTCAAAAGCTGGAGGACGTTCTGTTTCAAAAGATTATTCATTCCAAGTGGAAGGGGATAATGCTGAAGAAATCAACAGAATTGCCAATGCGATTATGGCAGATATGAAACAACAGACATGGTTTAAAGATGTAAAATCATCATCAGAAGGTGGATACCCTCAGGCACAACTTGAAGTAAACAGAGTAAAGGCTGAAAGTTATGGGCTAAGTGTTACAGATATAACTAGAATGCTAAATCAAACTGTCTTAGGAGTAGATCCGATAGAAATTACTGAAAATACAGAAACATTAAAAGTTTATATGGAATTTGAAGAGCAGTATAAAAATTCACTTGACAAAATACTGAATATAATGATAAAAACAAATGGAGGACAATTTGTAAGATTAGGAGACATCGCCACAATGAAACAGGTGGAAGGTGCGGCTTCAATAGAAACTTACAATGGTGCTCAAATTGTAACAGTAGGAGCAAATCTTGATAAATCAAAAGGTCTGAATGATGCGGCAAAATTTGTAAATGAATCATTTAAAAAGACAAATCCTGCATCAGGATATAAAATAGCTCCAGCAGGAAATGCCCAAAGTCAGCAGGAAATGGGTGGAGAAATTATGAATGCCCTTATCCTTTCGGTAGCACTTATTTATGTTGTCTTGGCAATACAGCTGGAATCATTTGTTTTACCGCTAATAATGATGTTGGCATTGCCGTTGTCGATGATTGGAGTAATGTTTGGACTGGCTGTAACAAGAATACAGCTGAGCATGTTTGTTATGATTGGTATTCTAATGCTGTTTGGTATGGCGGTTAATAATGCGATTGTATTACTGGATTTTGTATCAAGTTTGCGACAAAAAGGGATGGAAATTCGTGAGGCCCTTGTGGAAGCGGCAGGTTCACGGCTTCGTCCGATACTTATGACAACGCTTACAACGGTGCTTGGATGGATTCCAATGGTATTTTCAAGCAAGGGAAGTTCGGGTTATTATCAAGGAATGGCGGTAGCAGTAATGTTTGGACTTTCATTCTGTACATTGCTGACATTATTCTTTATACCCGTGGCTTATTCCATAGTTGAGGAAAGAAAAGAAAAAAAACAAAAAGCAAAAGAAGAAGCAAGAAAAGCTAAAAAAATGGCTGAAAGATCGCAAAATAAATAA
- a CDS encoding efflux RND transporter periplasmic adaptor subunit, with translation MKLYNKKIIIGLAILTMFTISCGKKKKAEVVNARPVKVQVIGQNSISLGYTASGTLKGIEEVPYTATSSGEIVVINAKNGDSVNAGQVIVSIDNQAARSNVRSAASNVNTASSNINSAAAALEEARINYEKYSMLYNKRLVTETEYLSAKTNYDSARANLNASRNSLTSARAELDTANDTNRKSVIKTNTTGTISNMNLELHQQTSAGSALFTVVNESEMQLEVGVSPEVINKIHVGTQAKVKVDELQGEELVGTVYEVSAAASSATRQFTVKIKIPNPDRRLKSGMYGTASIDTGAENGIIIPKKAIVVRGVEQVVYIVQNGKAIAIPIKITNQNQDYAAVTGNGLTSGVELIVDGQNVVQSNEAVRKVQ, from the coding sequence ATGAAATTATATAATAAAAAAATTATAATAGGACTAGCGATACTTACTATGTTTACTATATCTTGCGGGAAAAAGAAAAAAGCAGAAGTTGTCAATGCAAGACCTGTAAAAGTGCAAGTTATTGGACAAAACTCAATTTCTTTAGGATATACAGCAAGCGGTACTTTGAAGGGAATTGAGGAAGTACCGTATACAGCGACTTCATCAGGAGAGATAGTTGTCATAAATGCAAAAAATGGGGATAGTGTAAATGCTGGTCAGGTAATAGTGTCAATTGACAATCAGGCAGCAAGATCAAATGTAAGAAGTGCAGCTTCAAACGTGAATACAGCTTCGTCAAATATCAATTCAGCCGCAGCGGCATTGGAAGAAGCAAGAATTAATTATGAGAAGTACAGTATGCTTTATAACAAAAGGCTAGTAACTGAAACAGAGTATTTAAGCGCAAAAACTAATTATGATTCAGCAAGAGCGAATTTAAATGCTTCAAGAAACAGCTTGACATCAGCACGGGCAGAATTGGATACAGCAAATGACACAAATAGAAAATCCGTAATAAAAACAAATACAACAGGAACAATTTCAAATATGAATTTGGAACTTCATCAGCAAACTTCAGCAGGAAGTGCTTTATTTACTGTAGTAAATGAATCGGAAATGCAACTGGAAGTGGGAGTTTCACCAGAAGTAATAAATAAAATCCATGTAGGGACACAGGCAAAAGTAAAAGTTGACGAACTTCAAGGGGAAGAACTGGTAGGAACAGTTTATGAAGTCTCTGCCGCAGCAAGCAGTGCAACAAGACAATTTACTGTAAAAATTAAAATTCCTAATCCAGATAGAAGGCTAAAAAGTGGAATGTATGGAACAGCAAGTATAGATACTGGTGCTGAAAACGGAATAATTATCCCTAAAAAAGCCATTGTTGTAAGAGGGGTAGAGCAAGTTGTTTATATAGTTCAAAATGGTAAGGCTATTGCTATTCCTATAAAAATTACAAATCAAAATCAGGATTATGCAGCAGTTACAGGAAATGGATTAACAAGTGGAGTAGAATTAATAGTAGACGGACAAAATGTTGTGCAATCTAATGAAGCAGTTAGAAAAGTGCAATAA